One Colius striatus isolate bColStr4 chromosome 10, bColStr4.1.hap1, whole genome shotgun sequence genomic region harbors:
- the WDR47 gene encoding WD repeat-containing protein 47 isoform X3 has product MTAEETVNVKEAEIIKLILDFLNSRKLHISMLALEKESGVINGLFSDDMLFLRQLILDGQWDEVLQFIQPLECMEKFDKKRFRYIIMKQKFLEALCVNNAMSAEDEPQHLEFTMREAVQCLHALEEYCPSKEDYSKLCLLLTLPRLTNHAEFKDWNPSTARVHCFEEACVMVAEFIPADRKLSEAGFKASNNRLFQLVMKGLLYECCVEFCQSKATGEEITESEVLLGIDLLCGNGCDDLDLSLLSWLQNLPATVFSCAFEQKMLNIHVDKLLKPTKAAYADLLTPLISKLSPHPSSPMRRPQSADAYMTRSLNPALDGLSCGLTSHDKRVTDLGTKTSPMSHSFANFHYPGVQNLSRSLMLENTECHSIFEESPERDTPVEPQHPIGSETSCQSSVPENEPLTGAHSQGSAKQEKNEVLRDSTEQFQEYYRQRLRYQQHLEQKEQQRQLYQQMLLEGGVNQEDGADQQQNLTEQFLNRSIQKLGELNIDAGQRVTADSQNVNTSTPRKRGSANQIPFPEESPVQESQTVQEHAASQPQLEDSSGNLSRTRGDEDDKSKKQFICINTLEDTQAVRAVAFHPSGSLYAVGSNSKTLRVCAYPEVIDPSAYNAPKQPVVRFKRNKHHKGSIYCVAWSPCGQLLATGSNDKYVKVLPFNAETCNATGPDLEFSMHDGTIRDLAFMEGPESGGAILISAGAGDCNIYTTDCQRGQGLHALSGHTGHILALYTWTGWMIASGSQDKTVRFWDLRVPSCVRVVGTTFHGTGSAVASVAVDPSGRLLATGQEDSSCMLYDIRGGRMVQSYHPHASDVRSVRFSPGAHYLLTGSYDMKIKVTDLQGDLTKQLPLMVVGEHKDKVIQCRWHTQDLSFLSSSADRTVTLWTYNG; this is encoded by the exons ATGACGGCTGAAGAGACGGTGAATGTTAAAGAAGCTGAAATAATTAAACTAATACTAGACTTTCTGAACTCGAGGAAACTTCATATCAGTATGCTGGCACTTGAGAAAGAAAGTGGGGTCATTAATGGCTTGTTTTCAGATGACATGCTTTTTCTAAG GCAGTTGATTCTTGATGGTCAGTGGGATGAGGTTCTTCAGTTTATTCAGCCTCTTGAATGTATGGAAAAATTCGacaagaaaag ATTTCGTTACATTATAATGAAGCAGAAGTTTTTGGAGGCCTTATGTGTCAACAACGCGATGTCAGCAGAAGACGAGCCTCAGCAT CTGGAATTTACAATGCGAGAGGCTGTACAGTGCCTACATGCCTTGGAAGAATATTGTCCCTCTAAGGAAGACTACAGTAAACTTTGCTTGCTCCTCACGCTGCCTCGCTTGACCAACCACGCCGAGTTCAAGGACTGGAACCCCAGCACCGCACGGGTTCACTGCTTTGAGGAAGCCTGTGTCATGGTGGCAGAGTTCATTCCTGCTGACAGGAAACTGAGCGAGGCAGGCTTCAAAGCAAGCAACAATCGTTTATTTCAGCTTGTCATGAAGGGGTTGCTTTATGAGTGCTGCGTGGAATTCTGTCAGAGTAAAGCAACAGGAGAAGAAATCACAGAGAGCGAAGTGTTGCTCGGCATCGATCTCTTGTGTGGCAACGGCTGCGATGACTTGGACCTTAGCTTATTATCCTGGCTGCAGAATCTGCCAGCCACTGTTTTCTCTTGTGCTTTCGAACAAAAGATGCTTAATATTCATGTTGATAAACTCCTCAAGCCTACAAAAGCTGCATATGCTGATCTATTGACGCCTCTTATCAGCAAGCTTTCCCCTCACCCGTCATCCCCCATGCGACGGCCTCAGTCGGCAGATGCCTACATGACCCGCTCCTTAAACCCAGCCTTGGATGGACTGTCCTGCGGCTTGACGAGTCACGACAAGCGAGTCACAGACCTGGGCACTAAAACCTCGCCCATGTCACACTCCTTTGCCAATTTCCATTACCCGGGAGTGCAGAACCTCAGCCGAAGTCTCATGCTGGAGAACACAGAATGTCACAGCATCTTTGAGGAGTCACCAGAGCG TGATACTCCCGTGGAGCCGCAGCATCCCATCGGCAGTGAGACTTCGTGCCAGAGTTCAGTTCCAGAAAATGAACCACTTACTGGAGCACACAGTCAGGGATCAGccaaacaagagaaaaatgaggTA CTTCGGGATTCAACAGAGCAGTTTCAGGAGTATTACAGACAAAGACTGCGTTACCAGCAGCACTTAGAGCAGAAAGAGCAGCAACGACAGCTGTACCAGCAGATGTTGTTGGAAGGAGGTGTGAATCAGGAAGATGGAGCTGACCAGCAACAGAATCTCACCGAACAGTTTCTTAACAG ATCGATCCAGAAACTAGGAGAATTGAATATAG ATGCTGGTCAGAGGGTAACAGCTGATAGCCAAAATGTGAACACAAGCACTCCTCGGAAGCGTGGGTCAGCTAACCAGATACCCTTTCCTGAAGAGTCACCGGTACAGGAGAGTCAAAC TGTTCAAGAACATGCTGCCAGTCAGCCACAGTTGGAAGACTCCTCAGGGAATTTAAGTAGGACAAGAGGCGATGAG GATGACAAATCAAAGAAGCAGTTCATTTGCATTAATACTCTTGAAGACACACAAGCTGTCAGAGCTGTAGCCTTTCATCCCAGTGGGAGTTTATATGCTGTTGGCTCCAACTCTAAAACTTTGAGAGTTTGTGCCTATCCAGAAGTGATTGACCCAAG tgcttATAATGCTCCTAAACAACCTGTAGTTCGCTTCAAAAGGAACAAGCATCATAAAGGATCCATCTACTGTGTAGCCTGGAGTCCCTGTGGGCAGCTGTTAGCTACTGGCTCTAATGATAAATACGTGAAAGTGCTGCCTTTTAATGCAGAAACTTGTAATGCAACAG GACCAGATCTGGAGTTCAGCATGCACGATGGGACCATCCGAGACCTGGCATTTATGgaaggcccagagagtggtggtgctATTCTAATCAGCGCTGGAGCAGGGGACTGCAATATTTACACAACGGACTGCCAGCGAGGTCAAGGCCTGCATGCCCTCAGTGGCCACACTG GTCATATTTTAGCACTTTATACATGGACTGGCTGGATGATTGCATCTGGATCCCAAGACAAGACTGTGAGATTCTGGGATCTGAGAGTGCCAAGCTGTGTCCGTGTTGTGGGAACAACGTTTCATGGAACAG GCAGCGCTGTGGCCTCGGTGGCTGTGGATCCCAGCGGGCGGCTCCTGGCCACGGGGCAGGAGGACTCCAGCTGCATGCTGTACGACATCCGAGGCGGGCGCATGGTGCAGAGCTACCACCCCCACGCCAGCGACGTCCGCTCTGTGCGCTTCTCCCCGGGGGCACACTACTTGCTCACAGGATCCTATGATATGAAAATCAAGGTGACAGATTTGCAAG GGGACCTCACGAAGCAGCTTCCTCTTATGGTGGTGGGAGAGCACAAGGACAAAGTTATTCAGTGCAGATGGCATACACAAGATCTTTCCTTCTTGTCATCTTCTGCAGACAGAACTGTCACCCTTTGGACTTACAACGGCTAG
- the WDR47 gene encoding WD repeat-containing protein 47 isoform X1 encodes MTAEETVNVKEAEIIKLILDFLNSRKLHISMLALEKESGVINGLFSDDMLFLRQLILDGQWDEVLQFIQPLECMEKFDKKRFRYIIMKQKFLEALCVNNAMSAEDEPQHLEFTMREAVQCLHALEEYCPSKEDYSKLCLLLTLPRLTNHAEFKDWNPSTARVHCFEEACVMVAEFIPADRKLSEAGFKASNNRLFQLVMKGLLYECCVEFCQSKATGEEITESEVLLGIDLLCGNGCDDLDLSLLSWLQNLPATVFSCAFEQKMLNIHVDKLLKPTKAAYADLLTPLISKLSPHPSSPMRRPQSADAYMTRSLNPALDGLSCGLTSHDKRVTDLGTKTSPMSHSFANFHYPGVQNLSRSLMLENTECHSIFEESPERDTPVEPQHPIGSETSCQSSVPENEPLTGAHSQGSAKQEKNEVLRDSTEQFQEYYRQRLRYQQHLEQKEQQRQLYQQMLLEGGVNQEDGADQQQNLTEQFLNRSIQKLGELNIGMDSLGNDVQTLSQQCNGSKGNASASPASNFTLPSSDAGQRVTADSQNVNTSTPRKRGSANQIPFPEESPVQESQTVQEHAASQPQLEDSSGNLSRTRGDEDDKSKKQFICINTLEDTQAVRAVAFHPSGSLYAVGSNSKTLRVCAYPEVIDPSAYNAPKQPVVRFKRNKHHKGSIYCVAWSPCGQLLATGSNDKYVKVLPFNAETCNATGPDLEFSMHDGTIRDLAFMEGPESGGAILISAGAGDCNIYTTDCQRGQGLHALSGHTGHILALYTWTGWMIASGSQDKTVRFWDLRVPSCVRVVGTTFHGTGSAVASVAVDPSGRLLATGQEDSSCMLYDIRGGRMVQSYHPHASDVRSVRFSPGAHYLLTGSYDMKIKVTDLQGDLTKQLPLMVVGEHKDKVIQCRWHTQDLSFLSSSADRTVTLWTYNG; translated from the exons ATGACGGCTGAAGAGACGGTGAATGTTAAAGAAGCTGAAATAATTAAACTAATACTAGACTTTCTGAACTCGAGGAAACTTCATATCAGTATGCTGGCACTTGAGAAAGAAAGTGGGGTCATTAATGGCTTGTTTTCAGATGACATGCTTTTTCTAAG GCAGTTGATTCTTGATGGTCAGTGGGATGAGGTTCTTCAGTTTATTCAGCCTCTTGAATGTATGGAAAAATTCGacaagaaaag ATTTCGTTACATTATAATGAAGCAGAAGTTTTTGGAGGCCTTATGTGTCAACAACGCGATGTCAGCAGAAGACGAGCCTCAGCAT CTGGAATTTACAATGCGAGAGGCTGTACAGTGCCTACATGCCTTGGAAGAATATTGTCCCTCTAAGGAAGACTACAGTAAACTTTGCTTGCTCCTCACGCTGCCTCGCTTGACCAACCACGCCGAGTTCAAGGACTGGAACCCCAGCACCGCACGGGTTCACTGCTTTGAGGAAGCCTGTGTCATGGTGGCAGAGTTCATTCCTGCTGACAGGAAACTGAGCGAGGCAGGCTTCAAAGCAAGCAACAATCGTTTATTTCAGCTTGTCATGAAGGGGTTGCTTTATGAGTGCTGCGTGGAATTCTGTCAGAGTAAAGCAACAGGAGAAGAAATCACAGAGAGCGAAGTGTTGCTCGGCATCGATCTCTTGTGTGGCAACGGCTGCGATGACTTGGACCTTAGCTTATTATCCTGGCTGCAGAATCTGCCAGCCACTGTTTTCTCTTGTGCTTTCGAACAAAAGATGCTTAATATTCATGTTGATAAACTCCTCAAGCCTACAAAAGCTGCATATGCTGATCTATTGACGCCTCTTATCAGCAAGCTTTCCCCTCACCCGTCATCCCCCATGCGACGGCCTCAGTCGGCAGATGCCTACATGACCCGCTCCTTAAACCCAGCCTTGGATGGACTGTCCTGCGGCTTGACGAGTCACGACAAGCGAGTCACAGACCTGGGCACTAAAACCTCGCCCATGTCACACTCCTTTGCCAATTTCCATTACCCGGGAGTGCAGAACCTCAGCCGAAGTCTCATGCTGGAGAACACAGAATGTCACAGCATCTTTGAGGAGTCACCAGAGCG TGATACTCCCGTGGAGCCGCAGCATCCCATCGGCAGTGAGACTTCGTGCCAGAGTTCAGTTCCAGAAAATGAACCACTTACTGGAGCACACAGTCAGGGATCAGccaaacaagagaaaaatgaggTA CTTCGGGATTCAACAGAGCAGTTTCAGGAGTATTACAGACAAAGACTGCGTTACCAGCAGCACTTAGAGCAGAAAGAGCAGCAACGACAGCTGTACCAGCAGATGTTGTTGGAAGGAGGTGTGAATCAGGAAGATGGAGCTGACCAGCAACAGAATCTCACCGAACAGTTTCTTAACAG ATCGATCCAGAAACTAGGAGAATTGAATATAGGTATGGACAGTCTTGGAAATGATGTACAGACACTTAGCCAGCAATGTAACGGGAGCAAAGGGAATGCATCTGCCAGTCCAGCAAGTAACTTTACATTGCCATCTTCAGATGCTGGTCAGAGGGTAACAGCTGATAGCCAAAATGTGAACACAAGCACTCCTCGGAAGCGTGGGTCAGCTAACCAGATACCCTTTCCTGAAGAGTCACCGGTACAGGAGAGTCAAAC TGTTCAAGAACATGCTGCCAGTCAGCCACAGTTGGAAGACTCCTCAGGGAATTTAAGTAGGACAAGAGGCGATGAG GATGACAAATCAAAGAAGCAGTTCATTTGCATTAATACTCTTGAAGACACACAAGCTGTCAGAGCTGTAGCCTTTCATCCCAGTGGGAGTTTATATGCTGTTGGCTCCAACTCTAAAACTTTGAGAGTTTGTGCCTATCCAGAAGTGATTGACCCAAG tgcttATAATGCTCCTAAACAACCTGTAGTTCGCTTCAAAAGGAACAAGCATCATAAAGGATCCATCTACTGTGTAGCCTGGAGTCCCTGTGGGCAGCTGTTAGCTACTGGCTCTAATGATAAATACGTGAAAGTGCTGCCTTTTAATGCAGAAACTTGTAATGCAACAG GACCAGATCTGGAGTTCAGCATGCACGATGGGACCATCCGAGACCTGGCATTTATGgaaggcccagagagtggtggtgctATTCTAATCAGCGCTGGAGCAGGGGACTGCAATATTTACACAACGGACTGCCAGCGAGGTCAAGGCCTGCATGCCCTCAGTGGCCACACTG GTCATATTTTAGCACTTTATACATGGACTGGCTGGATGATTGCATCTGGATCCCAAGACAAGACTGTGAGATTCTGGGATCTGAGAGTGCCAAGCTGTGTCCGTGTTGTGGGAACAACGTTTCATGGAACAG GCAGCGCTGTGGCCTCGGTGGCTGTGGATCCCAGCGGGCGGCTCCTGGCCACGGGGCAGGAGGACTCCAGCTGCATGCTGTACGACATCCGAGGCGGGCGCATGGTGCAGAGCTACCACCCCCACGCCAGCGACGTCCGCTCTGTGCGCTTCTCCCCGGGGGCACACTACTTGCTCACAGGATCCTATGATATGAAAATCAAGGTGACAGATTTGCAAG GGGACCTCACGAAGCAGCTTCCTCTTATGGTGGTGGGAGAGCACAAGGACAAAGTTATTCAGTGCAGATGGCATACACAAGATCTTTCCTTCTTGTCATCTTCTGCAGACAGAACTGTCACCCTTTGGACTTACAACGGCTAG
- the WDR47 gene encoding WD repeat-containing protein 47 isoform X2: MTAEETVNVKEAEIIKLILDFLNSRKLHISMLALEKESGVINGLFSDDMLFLRQLILDGQWDEVLQFIQPLECMEKFDKKRFRYIIMKQKFLEALCVNNAMSAEDEPQHLEFTMREAVQCLHALEEYCPSKEDYSKLCLLLTLPRLTNHAEFKDWNPSTARVHCFEEACVMVAEFIPADRKLSEAGFKASNNRLFQLVMKGLLYECCVEFCQSKATGEEITESEVLLGIDLLCGNGCDDLDLSLLSWLQNLPATVFSCAFEQKMLNIHVDKLLKPTKAAYADLLTPLISKLSPHPSSPMRRPQSADAYMTRSLNPALDGLSCGLTSHDKRVTDLGTKTSPMSHSFANFHYPGVQNLSRSLMLENTECHSIFEESPERDTPVEPQHPIGSETSCQSSVPENEPLTGAHSQGSAKQEKNELRDSTEQFQEYYRQRLRYQQHLEQKEQQRQLYQQMLLEGGVNQEDGADQQQNLTEQFLNRSIQKLGELNIGMDSLGNDVQTLSQQCNGSKGNASASPASNFTLPSSDAGQRVTADSQNVNTSTPRKRGSANQIPFPEESPVQESQTVQEHAASQPQLEDSSGNLSRTRGDEDDKSKKQFICINTLEDTQAVRAVAFHPSGSLYAVGSNSKTLRVCAYPEVIDPSAYNAPKQPVVRFKRNKHHKGSIYCVAWSPCGQLLATGSNDKYVKVLPFNAETCNATGPDLEFSMHDGTIRDLAFMEGPESGGAILISAGAGDCNIYTTDCQRGQGLHALSGHTGHILALYTWTGWMIASGSQDKTVRFWDLRVPSCVRVVGTTFHGTGSAVASVAVDPSGRLLATGQEDSSCMLYDIRGGRMVQSYHPHASDVRSVRFSPGAHYLLTGSYDMKIKVTDLQGDLTKQLPLMVVGEHKDKVIQCRWHTQDLSFLSSSADRTVTLWTYNG; the protein is encoded by the exons ATGACGGCTGAAGAGACGGTGAATGTTAAAGAAGCTGAAATAATTAAACTAATACTAGACTTTCTGAACTCGAGGAAACTTCATATCAGTATGCTGGCACTTGAGAAAGAAAGTGGGGTCATTAATGGCTTGTTTTCAGATGACATGCTTTTTCTAAG GCAGTTGATTCTTGATGGTCAGTGGGATGAGGTTCTTCAGTTTATTCAGCCTCTTGAATGTATGGAAAAATTCGacaagaaaag ATTTCGTTACATTATAATGAAGCAGAAGTTTTTGGAGGCCTTATGTGTCAACAACGCGATGTCAGCAGAAGACGAGCCTCAGCAT CTGGAATTTACAATGCGAGAGGCTGTACAGTGCCTACATGCCTTGGAAGAATATTGTCCCTCTAAGGAAGACTACAGTAAACTTTGCTTGCTCCTCACGCTGCCTCGCTTGACCAACCACGCCGAGTTCAAGGACTGGAACCCCAGCACCGCACGGGTTCACTGCTTTGAGGAAGCCTGTGTCATGGTGGCAGAGTTCATTCCTGCTGACAGGAAACTGAGCGAGGCAGGCTTCAAAGCAAGCAACAATCGTTTATTTCAGCTTGTCATGAAGGGGTTGCTTTATGAGTGCTGCGTGGAATTCTGTCAGAGTAAAGCAACAGGAGAAGAAATCACAGAGAGCGAAGTGTTGCTCGGCATCGATCTCTTGTGTGGCAACGGCTGCGATGACTTGGACCTTAGCTTATTATCCTGGCTGCAGAATCTGCCAGCCACTGTTTTCTCTTGTGCTTTCGAACAAAAGATGCTTAATATTCATGTTGATAAACTCCTCAAGCCTACAAAAGCTGCATATGCTGATCTATTGACGCCTCTTATCAGCAAGCTTTCCCCTCACCCGTCATCCCCCATGCGACGGCCTCAGTCGGCAGATGCCTACATGACCCGCTCCTTAAACCCAGCCTTGGATGGACTGTCCTGCGGCTTGACGAGTCACGACAAGCGAGTCACAGACCTGGGCACTAAAACCTCGCCCATGTCACACTCCTTTGCCAATTTCCATTACCCGGGAGTGCAGAACCTCAGCCGAAGTCTCATGCTGGAGAACACAGAATGTCACAGCATCTTTGAGGAGTCACCAGAGCG TGATACTCCCGTGGAGCCGCAGCATCCCATCGGCAGTGAGACTTCGTGCCAGAGTTCAGTTCCAGAAAATGAACCACTTACTGGAGCACACAGTCAGGGATCAGccaaacaagagaaaaatgag CTTCGGGATTCAACAGAGCAGTTTCAGGAGTATTACAGACAAAGACTGCGTTACCAGCAGCACTTAGAGCAGAAAGAGCAGCAACGACAGCTGTACCAGCAGATGTTGTTGGAAGGAGGTGTGAATCAGGAAGATGGAGCTGACCAGCAACAGAATCTCACCGAACAGTTTCTTAACAG ATCGATCCAGAAACTAGGAGAATTGAATATAGGTATGGACAGTCTTGGAAATGATGTACAGACACTTAGCCAGCAATGTAACGGGAGCAAAGGGAATGCATCTGCCAGTCCAGCAAGTAACTTTACATTGCCATCTTCAGATGCTGGTCAGAGGGTAACAGCTGATAGCCAAAATGTGAACACAAGCACTCCTCGGAAGCGTGGGTCAGCTAACCAGATACCCTTTCCTGAAGAGTCACCGGTACAGGAGAGTCAAAC TGTTCAAGAACATGCTGCCAGTCAGCCACAGTTGGAAGACTCCTCAGGGAATTTAAGTAGGACAAGAGGCGATGAG GATGACAAATCAAAGAAGCAGTTCATTTGCATTAATACTCTTGAAGACACACAAGCTGTCAGAGCTGTAGCCTTTCATCCCAGTGGGAGTTTATATGCTGTTGGCTCCAACTCTAAAACTTTGAGAGTTTGTGCCTATCCAGAAGTGATTGACCCAAG tgcttATAATGCTCCTAAACAACCTGTAGTTCGCTTCAAAAGGAACAAGCATCATAAAGGATCCATCTACTGTGTAGCCTGGAGTCCCTGTGGGCAGCTGTTAGCTACTGGCTCTAATGATAAATACGTGAAAGTGCTGCCTTTTAATGCAGAAACTTGTAATGCAACAG GACCAGATCTGGAGTTCAGCATGCACGATGGGACCATCCGAGACCTGGCATTTATGgaaggcccagagagtggtggtgctATTCTAATCAGCGCTGGAGCAGGGGACTGCAATATTTACACAACGGACTGCCAGCGAGGTCAAGGCCTGCATGCCCTCAGTGGCCACACTG GTCATATTTTAGCACTTTATACATGGACTGGCTGGATGATTGCATCTGGATCCCAAGACAAGACTGTGAGATTCTGGGATCTGAGAGTGCCAAGCTGTGTCCGTGTTGTGGGAACAACGTTTCATGGAACAG GCAGCGCTGTGGCCTCGGTGGCTGTGGATCCCAGCGGGCGGCTCCTGGCCACGGGGCAGGAGGACTCCAGCTGCATGCTGTACGACATCCGAGGCGGGCGCATGGTGCAGAGCTACCACCCCCACGCCAGCGACGTCCGCTCTGTGCGCTTCTCCCCGGGGGCACACTACTTGCTCACAGGATCCTATGATATGAAAATCAAGGTGACAGATTTGCAAG GGGACCTCACGAAGCAGCTTCCTCTTATGGTGGTGGGAGAGCACAAGGACAAAGTTATTCAGTGCAGATGGCATACACAAGATCTTTCCTTCTTGTCATCTTCTGCAGACAGAACTGTCACCCTTTGGACTTACAACGGCTAG